Proteins co-encoded in one Kutzneria chonburiensis genomic window:
- the trpA gene encoding tryptophan synthase subunit alpha: MFKPNTKSLVGYLPAGFPTVDDGVRTLIAMVEAGCDALEIGLPYTDPVMDGPAVQDAVTRALENGTRTEDVLRTVERVAARTQVPVLVMTYWNPVEQYGIERFAQRLADAGGAGCVLPDLPVQHSLPWREVAGKHGLDSVFIAAPSSTDQRVAEIAKASTGFVYAASTMGVTGMRSEVSGANLVARIRQATDLPVLVGLGVSNGAQAREIAGFADGVIVGSAIVRRMLDAPDTDTGIAEIRALCGELAAGTHALVGSP, from the coding sequence ATGTTCAAGCCGAACACGAAGTCTCTCGTCGGCTATCTGCCGGCCGGTTTCCCCACGGTCGACGACGGTGTCCGGACGCTGATCGCCATGGTGGAAGCCGGGTGCGACGCGCTGGAGATCGGCCTGCCCTACACCGACCCGGTGATGGACGGCCCGGCCGTCCAGGATGCGGTGACCCGAGCCCTGGAGAACGGCACCAGGACCGAGGACGTGCTGCGCACGGTCGAGCGGGTGGCCGCGAGGACGCAGGTGCCGGTGCTGGTCATGACGTACTGGAATCCCGTTGAGCAGTACGGGATCGAGCGCTTCGCGCAGCGGCTGGCGGACGCCGGCGGGGCCGGGTGTGTGCTGCCGGACCTGCCGGTGCAGCATTCGCTGCCGTGGCGCGAAGTGGCCGGAAAGCACGGCCTGGACAGCGTTTTCATCGCCGCGCCGAGCTCGACCGACCAGCGGGTGGCCGAGATTGCCAAGGCCAGCACCGGTTTCGTGTACGCGGCGTCCACGATGGGCGTGACGGGGATGCGCTCGGAGGTCAGCGGCGCGAACCTGGTGGCCCGGATCAGGCAGGCCACCGACCTGCCGGTGCTGGTGGGACTGGGCGTCTCGAACGGCGCTCAGGCCCGTGAGATCGCCGGCTTCGCCGACGGCGTGATCGTCGGCTCGGCGATCGTGCGCCGGATGCTCGACGCGCCGGACACCGACACCGGCATCGCCGAGATCCGCGCACTGTGCGGCGAACTCGCCGCCGGGACCCACGCGCTAGTCGGCAGCCCGTGA
- a CDS encoding cupredoxin domain-containing protein, with the protein MTRRLLFALLVLPFLTVLAPAPATAATQAVTMAQYAFAPATITVHVGDTVTWTNQDQAPHDVTTTSAPVPLHSPTLSTGQSWTYTFSQPGTYAYICSIHPDMKAQITVLPAATTAPPQRPATTTAARHTTAGGAPAAVQPRTTTTMTMTSAPPTTSTAAPQVMQAMTPTDQSTLDPMLLVAGLVAAVATLCLLLIASRAAD; encoded by the coding sequence ATGACCCGCCGGCTGCTGTTCGCCTTGCTGGTATTGCCGTTCCTGACGGTGCTGGCACCCGCCCCGGCGACCGCCGCGACGCAGGCCGTCACGATGGCGCAGTACGCGTTCGCCCCAGCCACGATCACCGTGCACGTCGGCGACACCGTCACCTGGACCAACCAGGATCAGGCGCCGCACGACGTGACCACGACCAGTGCGCCGGTGCCGCTGCACTCACCGACGCTGTCCACCGGCCAGTCCTGGACATACACGTTCAGCCAACCCGGCACGTACGCCTACATCTGCTCCATCCACCCCGACATGAAGGCACAGATCACCGTGCTGCCGGCGGCCACGACCGCGCCGCCACAGCGGCCGGCCACGACCACTGCCGCACGGCACACGACAGCCGGTGGCGCGCCCGCCGCCGTCCAGCCTCGGACCACGACGACCATGACCATGACGAGCGCGCCACCAACCACGTCTACCGCTGCCCCACAAGTGATGCAGGCGATGACGCCGACCGATCAGTCCACTTTGGACCCGATGTTGCTGGTCGCCGGCCTGGTCGCCGCCGTAGCCACGCTGTGCCTGCTGCTCATCGCGTCACGGGCTGCCGACTAG